The following are encoded in a window of Arthrobacter sp. OAP107 genomic DNA:
- the moaA gene encoding GTP 3',8-cyclase MoaA: protein MSVQLGLPQLREGGAPASGSQPLPVAPAAGIPARRPAEAPAGLADRYGRRATDMRLSLTDKCNLRCTYCMPAEGLEWLSKQAVMTGEEIVRIVGIGVDRLGVRELRLTGGEPLVRADLVDIIAALRQAHPDLPISMTTNGVGLDRKAAALKAAGLTRINVSLDSLHEETFAKLTRRPFLDRVLAGVDAAWAAGLGPVKLNAVLMRGINDTESPSLLAWALERGYELRFIEQMPLDADHGWTRRNMITAAEIRELLSADFVLSPDPRARDGAPAERFEVRRRTAGSADSPRSDSLGSDSLGPVLGTVGIIASVTEPFCSDCRRTRITAEGKIMSCLFSREEFDLLGLLRQGASDEQLAERWQDAMWLKPKAHGMDHVGLDAPDFVQPDRSMSAIGG from the coding sequence ATGAGTGTTCAGCTTGGCTTACCGCAGCTCCGTGAGGGAGGCGCACCCGCTTCGGGGTCACAGCCCCTTCCGGTTGCGCCCGCGGCCGGGATCCCCGCCCGCCGCCCGGCTGAGGCTCCCGCCGGCCTCGCCGACCGTTACGGCCGCAGGGCCACGGATATGCGCCTTTCGCTGACGGACAAATGCAACCTGCGGTGTACGTACTGCATGCCGGCCGAGGGCCTGGAGTGGCTGTCCAAGCAGGCAGTCATGACCGGCGAGGAAATCGTACGGATCGTGGGCATCGGCGTCGACCGGCTGGGTGTGCGCGAACTGCGCCTGACCGGCGGTGAGCCCCTGGTCCGTGCCGACCTCGTCGACATCATTGCCGCCCTGCGCCAGGCACACCCCGATCTCCCCATTTCCATGACCACGAACGGCGTCGGGCTGGACCGGAAGGCCGCGGCACTCAAAGCCGCCGGCCTGACCCGCATCAACGTCTCCCTGGACTCGCTGCACGAGGAAACCTTCGCCAAACTCACCCGGCGTCCGTTCCTGGACCGGGTGCTCGCCGGGGTGGATGCCGCCTGGGCCGCAGGCCTGGGTCCTGTGAAGCTCAACGCCGTGCTGATGCGCGGCATCAACGACACCGAGTCGCCGTCCCTGCTCGCCTGGGCGCTGGAGCGCGGCTACGAACTGCGCTTCATCGAGCAGATGCCGCTGGACGCCGACCACGGCTGGACCCGCCGGAACATGATCACCGCGGCCGAGATCCGCGAACTCCTCTCCGCGGACTTCGTGCTGAGCCCGGATCCGCGCGCCCGCGACGGCGCACCGGCGGAACGCTTTGAAGTACGACGCCGGACTGCCGGTTCCGCTGATTCGCCCCGTTCCGATTCACTCGGTTCCGATTCGCTCGGTCCGGTGCTGGGCACCGTGGGGATCATCGCCTCGGTCACCGAGCCGTTCTGTTCCGACTGCCGGCGGACCCGGATCACCGCCGAGGGCAAGATCATGAGCTGCCTCTTCTCCCGCGAGGAATTCGACCTGCTCGGCCTGCTGAGGCAAGGCGCCAGCGACGAGCAGCTCGCCGAACGCTGGCAGGATGCCATGTGGCTGAAGCCCAAAGCCCACGGCATGGACCACGTGGGACTCGACGCCCCGGACTTCGTCCAGCCGGACCGCAGC